Below is a window of Dietzia timorensis DNA.
TGCCGATCTCGACGCCGCGCTCGACGAGTTCGGCCCGATGTTCGTCGTCAAGGACGATGGACTCGCGGCGGGCAAGGGGGTCGTGGTTACCGACGACCGTGACGCGGCGCGGGCTCACGCGATGGCCTGTCTCGAAGACGGCCACCCGGTGCTTCTCGAGTCTTTCCTCGACGGGCCGGAGGTGTCGCTGTTCTGCCTCGTCGACGGCGAGACCGTCGTGCCGCTGCTGCCCGCCCAGGATCACAAGCGAGTCGGCGACGGGGACCGCGGACCCAACACCGGTGGCATGGGCGCCTACACGCCGCTTCCCTGGTTGGATGACGGCGCCGTTGACCAGATCGTCGACGAGGTCGTCGCGCCCGTCGCGAAGGAGATGGTCGCTCGCGGAACCGCGTTCTCCGGGCTGCTCTACGCCGGTCTCGCGATGACCTCCGAGGGCCCCTCGGTCGTCGAATTCAACTGCCGTTTCGGTGATCCGGAGACGCAAGCCGTTCTGGCTCTGCTCGAATCGCCGCTGGGTGAGGCGCTGTCCGCCGTCGCAGCTGGGACGCTCGCCGACCTGCCTCCACTGAAGTGGCGGGACGGCGCCGCGGTGACCGTCGTTCTCGCGGCCGAGAACTATCCGGCGACCCCACGCAAGGGCGACCTCATCACCGGCGCCTCGCAGGACGGCCTGCTGCATGCGGGTACCGGACGCAACGAGGACGGTGAGTTGGTCTCCGCCGGCGGTCGCGTGCTGTCGGTTGTCGGCGTGGGCGCGGACCTTCGCGAAGCGCGCACTCAGGCCTACGACATCCTCGGCGGAGTGCGCATGCGCGGCGGGCATTTCCGCACCGACATCGGGCAGGCCGCGCTCGAGGGTCGTATCGAGGTTCCGAAGGCGTAACAGGTGTCGCGGGGCGAAACTTTGCGCCCCGCGCCTAGGGCGGACACGGTAAGGCAGGCACTCAATGTCATCGGACCGGGCAACGAACGGCAGCTCCGGCGGCGAGGGGCCCTCGCGGTCCGCTCGCTCGCACGTCGAGCGCTTCCGCGTGATGGAGGTGATCGACGCTGCCGCCGCGCGACAAGCCAGTCACGGCGACATGATCTCGCTTTCCGCCGGGCAGCCCTCCACCGGCGCGCCGGCCCCCGTGCTCGCGGCCGCCAAAGCGATGCTCGATGAGCACATCCTCGGGTACACGCCGACCCCGGGCATCGCAGAACTGCGCGCGCGCATCGCCGAACTCCACGAAACCCGGTACGGCTACACGGTTGACCCCGACTCCGTCGTCATAACCACCGGATCTTCGGGCGGCTTCACCGCGCTGTTCCTCGCCGCCTTCGACCCCGGCGACACCGTGGCGTTGGCCCGCCCGAGTTATCCGGCCTACCGCAATACGCTGGCGGCGCTCGGCTGCGAGGTGGTCGAGTTCGATCCCGTCGACACCGAACGTTTCCAGCCGAGCGTGGACGACCTCGAGCGTCTGACGTCGGAGCTCGGCGCGCCCCCGGCCGGCCTCGTCATCGCGTCCCCGGCAAACCCGACGGGCGCGATCATTGGGGAGGACGAGCTCGCGGGCATCGCCCACTGGTGCGACGAGGCGGGCACCTTGCTCGTGTCGGACGAGATCTACCACGGCATCTCCTTCGGCCGCCGATGCGCGAGCGCCTGGGAATTCTCCCGAAACGCCGCGGTGATCGGGTCGTTTTCCAAGTATTTCTCGATGACGGGATGGCGCATCGGGTGGATGCTCGTGCCCGCAGGGCTTCGGGAGGCGGTCGACGTTCTGCTCGGGAACCTGTCGATCTGTGCGCCCGCCAATTCGCAGTATGCGGCGCTCGGCGCGCTGGGGCGGGACGCTGCGGCGGAGCTCGACGGGCACGTTGAACGGTATGCGGAAAATCGCGACCTCGTCGTCGGCAGGCTGGATGAGTTGGGGATGCCGCTGATCGCGCAGCCTGATGGGGCGTTCTATGTGTACGTCGACGTGTCGGCGCACACCTCCGATTCGCTGGCATGGTGCCGGGAGGTACTCGGCGCGACCGGCGTCGCGCTCACCCCGGGCGTCGATTTCGACCAGCGCGGTGGGGCCACAACGGTGCGCATGAGCTTCGCCG
It encodes the following:
- the purD gene encoding phosphoribosylamine--glycine ligase, with protein sequence MRILVIGSGAREHSLLTTLAKDPAVDSLHVAPGNAGMDKVAKVHSVQAASGAEVTALAKEVGADLVVIGPEVPLVAGVADRLSEDGFAVFGPSAAAAQIEGSKAFAKDVMAAAGVRTAKALIVDSTADLDAALDEFGPMFVVKDDGLAAGKGVVVTDDRDAARAHAMACLEDGHPVLLESFLDGPEVSLFCLVDGETVVPLLPAQDHKRVGDGDRGPNTGGMGAYTPLPWLDDGAVDQIVDEVVAPVAKEMVARGTAFSGLLYAGLAMTSEGPSVVEFNCRFGDPETQAVLALLESPLGEALSAVAAGTLADLPPLKWRDGAAVTVVLAAENYPATPRKGDLITGASQDGLLHAGTGRNEDGELVSAGGRVLSVVGVGADLREARTQAYDILGGVRMRGGHFRTDIGQAALEGRIEVPKA
- a CDS encoding aminotransferase class I/II-fold pyridoxal phosphate-dependent enzyme; translated protein: MSSDRATNGSSGGEGPSRSARSHVERFRVMEVIDAAAARQASHGDMISLSAGQPSTGAPAPVLAAAKAMLDEHILGYTPTPGIAELRARIAELHETRYGYTVDPDSVVITTGSSGGFTALFLAAFDPGDTVALARPSYPAYRNTLAALGCEVVEFDPVDTERFQPSVDDLERLTSELGAPPAGLVIASPANPTGAIIGEDELAGIAHWCDEAGTLLVSDEIYHGISFGRRCASAWEFSRNAAVIGSFSKYFSMTGWRIGWMLVPAGLREAVDVLLGNLSICAPANSQYAALGALGRDAAAELDGHVERYAENRDLVVGRLDELGMPLIAQPDGAFYVYVDVSAHTSDSLAWCREVLGATGVALTPGVDFDQRGGATTVRMSFAGDAESISIALGRLEEFLAR